TGCTCCTTCTGGAGCTGAACGTCCTGCACGAGGAGATGTTCAACGTTCCCCGGGAGAAGCTTCGGGAGTTCGCCTTCGAGGCCCGCGCGGGGGCGCTCCTGCGGCCGGTCTACTACCGGCTGCGGCGGGAGGAGTCCTCGGGCCGATGGATCTTCACGGACCCCGGGAACGCCGGCAAGGAGGCGGACGAGGACCGGGTCCGGGAGCTTCTGGCGGCGATGAATTACATCCGGGCCGAGGCCTTTGTCGGGCGGGGTCCGGAGGCGGCGGCGAAGTACGGGCTGGGGGGGCCCTCGGCGCCGGCGACCCTGACGATCCGGTGGGAGGGAGGCCCGCCGGAGGGCCGCGTGCTTTGGGTCAGCGAAGATCAGAGCGACAAGCCCACGCATCCGGTCTACTACGCGCGGTTTCAGGACAGCCCGGTCGTCTTCCGCATCTCGTCGCTTTTCGTGGAGTCGCTCCGGAGGATTCCTGTGAAGAGGTGACGCGCGGCCCCGAACTCTTGACGGCGGGGGGGCGCGTTCCTATGTTAGGCGGGTTCATGAACATCGATGAAATCAAGCGTCTCCTCCAGCTCATGGAGGAGAACAAGCTCGTGGAGTTCGAATACGAGGACGAAGGCCGGCGGGTGAAGCTGCGCCGGTCGGAGGACCGCCCCGTGGCGGCGGCCTTGCCGATTCCCGTTCCGGCCGCGGTTCCGGTGTCCGCGCCGGCGGCTTCCGCGGCGGCTCCGGCCCCCGCGGCGGCGGAAGGCCGACCCGCCAACGTGGTGGAGTTCAAGTCCCCCCTGGTCGGCACCTTCTACCGCTCCGCCAAGCCGGACGCCGATCCCTTCGTCAACGTGGGCGACGAGGTGCACCCGGAGAAGGTCCTCTGCATCATCGAGGCCATGAAGGTGATGAACGAGATCAAGGCCGAGATGAACGGAGTGATCCGGGAGATTCTCGTCAAGAACGGCCAGGCGGTGGAGTTCGGGGAGCCGCTCTTCCTCATCGAGAAGAAGTAGCCGCCCATGTTTTCCCGCATCCTGATCGCCAATCGGGGGGAGATCGCGCTCCGCATCATCCGCGCGTGCAAGGAGCTGGGGATCGAGACGGTCGCCGTCTATTCGGAAGCCGACCGCCACAGCCTGTACCTGAAGCAGGCGGATTATTCGATCTGCATCGGCCCCGGGCCGGCGGCCAAGAGCTACCTGGACATCTCCCGCATCGTCAGCGCCGCCGAGATCGCCGACGTGGACGCCATTCACCCGGGATACGGATTCCTCTCCGAAAACGCTCACTTCGCCGAGGTGTGCGAGAGCTGCAACATCAAGTTCATCGGGCCGCCCCCGGAGGCGTCCCGCATGACGGGCGACAAGGTGACGGCCCGCGAGCTGGCGCGCAAGCTCAAGATCCCGACGATCCCCGGCAGCGAGACGGCCGTCAAGGACGAGAAGGAGGCCCTCGAGATCGCGCATCGGGTGGGGTATCCCGTCATGATCAAGGCGGCCGGCGGCGGGGGCGGGCGGGGCATGCGCGTGGCCCACAACGACGTGTCGCTCGTCAACAGCTTCCTGGCGGCCCAGGCGGAGGCGGGCGCCGCCTTCCGCAACAGCTCGCTCTACATCGAGAAGTACATCGACAAGGCCCGGCACATCGAAATCCAGATCCTGGCCGACGCGCACGGGAACGTCGTGCACCTGGGAGAACGGGATTGCACCATTCAGCGGCGCTTCCAGAAGCTCATCGAGGAGGCGCCCTCGCCGGTCATGACCCCCTCCCTCCGGAAGGAGATGGGCAACGCCGCGGTGAC
The window above is part of the Planctomycetota bacterium genome. Proteins encoded here:
- the accB gene encoding acetyl-CoA carboxylase biotin carboxyl carrier protein, producing the protein MNIDEIKRLLQLMEENKLVEFEYEDEGRRVKLRRSEDRPVAAALPIPVPAAVPVSAPAASAAAPAPAAAEGRPANVVEFKSPLVGTFYRSAKPDADPFVNVGDEVHPEKVLCIIEAMKVMNEIKAEMNGVIREILVKNGQAVEFGEPLFLIEKK
- the accC gene encoding acetyl-CoA carboxylase biotin carboxylase subunit, translating into MFSRILIANRGEIALRIIRACKELGIETVAVYSEADRHSLYLKQADYSICIGPGPAAKSYLDISRIVSAAEIADVDAIHPGYGFLSENAHFAEVCESCNIKFIGPPPEASRMTGDKVTARELARKLKIPTIPGSETAVKDEKEALEIAHRVGYPVMIKAAGGGGGRGMRVAHNDVSLVNSFLAAQAEAGAAFRNSSLYIEKYIDKARHIEIQILADAHGNVVHLGERDCTIQRRFQKLIEEAPSPVMTPSLRKEMGNAAVTFARAAKYVNAGTCEFLVDERGKFYFIEMNARIQVEHPVTEMVTGIDLVKEQIRVAAGERLRFSQRDIAFDGVAIECRINAENPNDGFKPCPGKISVYYPPGGPGVRVDSHVYAGYQIPPYYDSMIGKLIVHRKTREETVAAMKRALSEFVIEGVPTTIPLHLAIFDHTQYIKGQVDTTFIESYFGK